tgtatacaaacaatgtatttttagaaacaaaaaaaagtttactGTGTAGTTTTTATGCATTTAAACATAAATGATGTGGTAATGTATGTTAAATgaccaaataaacaattaaatgtAAATCTGTATTTTATTTGTCTACAACTCACTTGTATTGTTACATATTTTGGTCAATATCATATACAATATCAAAGAAATAAAAGGAATGGATTTATAGCAATGCAACATGATGGTAGTGGTATTATACTAAAAGGACAACAAATAATTTTTTGAACTTCATATCTTTAAAACAGAAAACACCCTCACCATGGCTTTGCcaatactattttactttatacactaatgaaaaataatatcacTTGATATAAAATAGTACTTTCTCTTATAAACTAGCTTTTCCCCATAATTTTATACACAATTATTGCAATGTCTTAATGTTCTTGTTCTTTCAAACACTTTCTATGTTAACTCAACATATCATTTACCATTTACAGATGAGTCTGTAAGATGCTTCACAAGTTCACTGAAAACCTTGCTTGTGTTAGAATTTGGGATTTCCTTCACTGCGGCAACACCTTGGCCTGCCAGCTTGCCCACTCTGGGGTCTATGGGCAGGCTGCCAAGGAATGGGATCTTGGCAATTTCAGCCAATGACTTTCCACCTCCACTTGAGAATATGTTTGTACATTCACTGCAGACTGGGCATTCATATCTGGAATTGAGTAAACAAGATACTGTttctgttataaataaaattatttttaaatgtacaATTAGtagacaatttattattatggcAACATGCATGGTTGCTTAAAATACTCCTCTTAAGTGACCTAAGTAGAAAGAATAATGTTATTCACAACTTTCTACTTGTGAATAAGTTGTTACTTACCCACTCATGTTCTCAACAATGCCCATGATAGGTATTCCAGTTTTCCTACAAAAGGTGATTTCTTTCCTGACATCTTCAATTGCCACTTCTTGAGGAGTTGTAACAATTATAGCTGAGCACTGGGGCACTTGGCGGAGATTCTCCATCACTGTTATATGCTCATCTGAGGTTCCTGAAAATAGATAAGTATTTTAATAAGTTATTACTTCAGAATAGAAAAATcagtaaaacaataacaaaagatctacttttattcaatgtataatatatttttatagttatGTACCTGGAGGTGTGTCAATAACTAAGAAATCGAGTTCCTGCCAGCAGACATCTTCTAAAAACTGCTTGATCATAGAAGTCTTCTTAGGGCCTCTCCAAACAACAGCATCATTACGGGAACTGAGGAGGAAGCCTATAGACATCACCCCTAGCTTCTGGTCGCTGTCTAAGTACACAGGGATCCAACCTTCAGGGCCTTGATGGACACTTTGGTTTTCCAAATTCAGGAGGTAAGGAACACTGGGCCCACACAAATCAATGTCCAGCAAACCAACCTATTAAAAAAGGACTACTATTGTAATTGttcagcaaaaacattattattgtgATAAGAAAATTATCGAACTAGAAAAATAGTTTGATAAGAAAACTAACCTTAAAACCATGTTCCTTAAGTGTTAAAGCCAACTGGGTGCTCACAGTTGATTTGCCAACTCCTCCTTTTCCTGAGAGAACTAGTATTACACGTTTTACTTCTtccaacattttattttaattctcttctctaattttagaaaatatttcacaacttttttgttgacttttttactttttgttgaCAGTTGACAACTTGACAGCCGTACCGTATGACATTGCAGCGTTCTGTTTCACATTATTAGTTTGGTCAAAAAATTAGTTTGTGACTAATAAGTCATAAACAGGGTACGGAAACTCCCATACTACGatcaaacttgcttccaaacagcgacttcagtcgataaattccaatactttttttttttttttcttctttatggctctcgcggattgcgtttagccacgacggggttcttgatttttgcgttcagttttgccataagttttgcggacattgcgtttagacagggtgggattgggttaaagttaaaaggtagggaaacgaatcaattacggaaggaaacggaacaaaggatggttttcataggatcaatttaggtgtgatataagtacaaaataataaaaataaaataatatttacataagtacaatatacattactatttacaattttatattattatgggtaataaattcggctaggatattataaacatcaatgttattggtatataataggcaagtgatggatgtaggaaaaggaattttaatggctaaaagagaactaataaaagaggaacgatcatataggcaacagtaaaaaaatatgtgatttaagtctccgacgccagaaccacaagtgcacgaatcataatcaagtacatgaattttagccaagtgtgctggagtgcacacgtgaccaagtcgcattctagttaaaatggtagtaactgttttggaaagattaattttaacaaaccatggtttacaaaggatggatggttgaatgagcttgtaatgtttccccttagattggctagtgaactcccaattctcatcccaggcagatttgagataagctttgggaagggctgccgttaagtcatggcaataatttgtgtacggatgtatatctccacactcaaccgcttcattggccagcttatcagctttatcatttcctggaatattggtatgactaggaatccacgcaaaattaattaaatgactgttaagactacatttgtgaagtaatttcctgcattctgtaataataggataattagtattgttcttaaatggaaatttatgtaatgcctgcaaagcacttttagagtcacaaaataatatattacagttgtatttaatttcataaggagagcatactctaaagccttaaacagtccaaaacattctcctgtaaagactgatgattctggacggagttttattttctggacaatatgatattgtttatggtatgcgccaacgccaacatgacccgttggagagtgcttagatgcatcgcaatagatatgatgccaatcgccccagtgttcgtctacgatctgattgaacttaatgttagcattgtagtcatccttatgtatgtctaggttgaaatgaattgtcggagtaagaataagggattcaaaatttacagaaaatatcggaagaaaggaggttctgtggactggggcttggattgatataaatttacgaaaactaataatcacacaaggaggagatttacgtgaccaataagaggaagtatcaattaaatcattaagtctgttgagtttgctatatataggatggtcagcaaattgaagtacacggaaaagatacttgtcacataaatattggcggcgtaatttcaatgggggctcaacacattcagcttgcaaggcattgattggactcgatttcatagcaccagctataatccttagcgctttagattgaatcgcatccaatttacttaaaccaactaaattacaaggctctagatagaaactgccatagtcaagtacacttcttatatttataatagcattgtataaaagtcttaatgacgctgggtgagcaccccaccagactccagaaacacatcttaaaatatttaaaagcttttcagattttgcagcaatgctataacaatgaggaagcaatactttttaactaccctaaaacgctttagatgtcgctgctcctgtttccttcatattttcatttttttcttaattaaaatatatttcagaatattgttaattacaatgtgaaaactttttttaaaatgaaattaatttgttttaatttaaaactgaacggtgacattttttgttataatttacataatagagtagtagaaattactatttaacatatggcaactttgtttttcctccaaaatggccggtgttgtttttgttaggttgaa
This window of the Ostrinia nubilalis chromosome 9, ilOstNubi1.1, whole genome shotgun sequence genome carries:
- the LOC135075045 gene encoding cytosolic Fe-S cluster assembly factor Nubp2 homolog, whose translation is MLEEVKRVILVLSGKGGVGKSTVSTQLALTLKEHGFKVGLLDIDLCGPSVPYLLNLENQSVHQGPEGWIPVYLDSDQKLGVMSIGFLLSSRNDAVVWRGPKKTSMIKQFLEDVCWQELDFLVIDTPPGTSDEHITVMENLRQVPQCSAIIVTTPQEVAIEDVRKEITFCRKTGIPIMGIVENMSGYECPVCSECTNIFSSGGGKSLAEIAKIPFLGSLPIDPRVGKLAGQGVAAVKEIPNSNTSKVFSELVKHLTDSSVNGK